AGGCCATGGGAGGCGGAGCCCACCAGGAGTCACTTATCCAACACCGGACATCATGCCGCACGGTGCGTACAAGGAGCCGCTCTATCGGAAGGTGAATACCCAGACACACCGGGTGCACCACGACGTGGGCGGCAACTATCGGACGGGGCGGAAGGCGGGAGGATCCGACGCCAGCCGGGGCGCCATGCACGGCAAGAGCCGGCGGGGACTCGACTACACGCCGCTGTTCAGGTTCCTGCTCTCCAGGGTAGGCTCGGAGTGGGACAGCGTCTACAGCGAGGCGGTCGCGCGGCTCGATCGTGCCGATCCCATCTTCTGGCTCGTCGCGCGGCATGAGCACGAGCGACAGGAGAAGGTGCGCGTAGGCGAATCCAGCTACTACAGCGGCCTGTACATCGACGACGCCGGGATCCTGCAGCTCGTCAATCCCGACCTCCGGGCGCGAGACCTCGTCCCGGATTGTACGTGCTGCACGCACACGTTGAACGGCGTGCGCTTCGGCTCCCGGCCGTAGCCTTTTCGCGTCGGCGCGTCAGCGTTCCTGCAGAAGGATCGTGACGTCCTTGGAGTATCCCGTCGCCCGCAGCTGCAGGGGTCCATTGATGCCGCCGACGGTCGTGTACTTGCCCGCGAACGTGCCCTGGACGGCGCGGCCTTCGAAGGTCATTCCGCTGAACGTCAGGCTGAGCTGCGGACGCTGGAAGGTTCCGGTCACCGTGATGGGCACCGCCGCGGCCGCCGCCGTCTCCTTCATGGTGCCGCTCCCCGACACGGCGTCTCCCGTACCCTGCTGCAGCTGGAAGTCCAGCGTGAGCGTCGGCGACGATCCGGTCCACGGGCCGGCGACGGATGACAGCGCCGCTTCGATTTCCTTCTCGATGTCCTCGCCCGTCGGCAGGCAGGCTCCGGCGGCGAGCGCAATGACGAGCAGGGGGATGATTCGCGAGAAACGCATCGAGTACCTCCAGAGGGGGAGCGGGAACCTGCGCGGGGCAGCGCATCTTAGCCGCGCGGGCCGCTCCGGACAAGAAACACAGATTTCAGGATGCGGCGACGCGAAAGGACCGCGCGCCGCCACCTCGTGCGTGGATGGAGGCCCGCGGCCTCGCTCTCCTACGCCCGGGGCGCCTGGAGAACGAGGGTGTTGTGGAACGCCGTGATGGCCCAGCGGTCCCCCTCACGGACGACCACGGCCGTGATCCGGGACTCGTTGGTGCCTAGCAACGGGCCGGAGGGAGCATCCAGGCTCGCCGACGCCGTGGCCACGATGCATCCGGGCACCACCTCGCGGGCCGAGGTCACCTGATAACTGACGGTGCTCCCCTTGTAGATCGTGTCGAAGATGTGCTGATGACCCCGGCCCATGGCCACTCCGTCGCCGTGATGGTGGGCGCCGCGAATGTCCACGAAGTCGGTCACGTCGGCGAAGGGCTTGCCGAAGGCCGCGCCGTCGGCGGCGTTCCAGGCCGTTTCCAGCTGCGCGAACAGCTCGGTGGCGATCGCGGTGGGATCAGTGGTCATGAGTTCCTCCCTCGGTCGGGGTGAGCAGTGATCGGGTGAAGACCCGGAGCAGGCGTTCTTGGAGCTCCGCGGGGGTCCATCCACGGTTCTCCAGCAACTCGTACGTCGTGGATGCGCTCACGACGGCGGTTACGAAATCGGTGGCGGTGGCAACGGTCCACGCGGGCTGCAGCCGCCCTTCGGCCTCGAGCCGGGTCATCACGAGGCGGATGAGCTGGTCGCGGCCCCGGGTGCGCTGGCCGAAGGCCTTCATCAGCTCCGGATCGGTGGAGCGCGCGAACTCCACCGCCCTGTACTCGCGCAGCACCCTGGGGGTGAACGCGACGTGAAAGGCCAGGAGCGCGGCGAGTGCGTCCACGCCCGTGGCAGCCTCGAGGATGGGAAGGCTCAGGCGGTCCGCATCGAGCTTCGCACGGGCATGGTCCGCCACGGCCACGAGCAGGTCTGCCCGGGTGGGGAAGTGCGCATACAGCGTCTGGCGCGACACCTTCGCCTCCCGTGCGAGACGGTCATAGGTGAACCCGGCCCCGGCTTCGGTGCCCAGCAGCGCCACGACGGCCTCCAGGATCTTCTCTCGCGCATTCATTGGACACAATGTAGGGATATTCTCGAACGTGCCAAGTTCCCGCCGCCGCCTTCGACGCACGGGGGGACGGTGATCGGCTCTCGCCGCTACCGGCCCAGGCTCCTGATCTCCTGGGCCTTCGCGCGGCTCACGGGCACGCGGGCGCCGTCCATCAGCTCGGCTTCCAGGTTTCCGCGGGCGTCGCGGCGGAACGCGCGCACCTGGTCCAGGTTCACGATGTGCGTGCGATGAACCCGCACGAAGCGGCGCGGGTCCAGCCGGGCCTCCAGGCGGCTCAGCGAGAGATGGAGCAGGTGCTTGGCAGTCCCCGTGTGCGCGGTTACGTAGTCGCCGCTGGCCTCGAACCACGATACACGCTCCACGGGAAGGGGGACGAGCGTTCCGCCGACCCGCACGAAGAGCCGGCTGATGGGACCGCCCGCGAGCGCGCCGCTCAGCCGCTCGAAGGTGTCGGCCGGGGCGG
This genomic stretch from Longimicrobium sp. harbors:
- a CDS encoding SgcJ/EcaC family oxidoreductase; the encoded protein is MTTDPTAIATELFAQLETAWNAADGAAFGKPFADVTDFVDIRGAHHHGDGVAMGRGHQHIFDTIYKGSTVSYQVTSAREVVPGCIVATASASLDAPSGPLLGTNESRITAVVVREGDRWAITAFHNTLVLQAPRA
- a CDS encoding TetR/AcrR family transcriptional regulator: MNAREKILEAVVALLGTEAGAGFTYDRLAREAKVSRQTLYAHFPTRADLLVAVADHARAKLDADRLSLPILEAATGVDALAALLAFHVAFTPRVLREYRAVEFARSTDPELMKAFGQRTRGRDQLIRLVMTRLEAEGRLQPAWTVATATDFVTAVVSASTTYELLENRGWTPAELQERLLRVFTRSLLTPTEGGTHDH
- a CDS encoding LytTR family DNA-binding domain-containing protein; translation: MKVTAFVADDEPVARAGLRAMLSAFDWVQVIGEAADGVSAVTQIQALRPELVFLDVQMPGLLGTDVLRRLERPPFVIFTTAFSEHAVTAFELGAVDYLLKPFGPSRLAGAMERVRTALGEPAPADTFERLSGALAGGPISRLFVRVGGTLVPLPVERVSWFEASGDYVTAHTGTAKHLLHLSLSRLEARLDPRRFVRVHRTHIVNLDQVRAFRRDARGNLEAELMDGARVPVSRAKAQEIRSLGR